CACGCTCGCCCGCCCCGCCATCAAGCGCCTCATCGACCCGGCCGAGGTGGCCCACCTGGCCCTCTGGCTCTGCACCCCCCACGCCTCCTACATCACGGGGGCCAGCCTCCCGGTCGACGGAGGGTGGACGGCGCACTGAATCCGGGCCCGATGGAATGCGACGGACAGCAGGTAGATGGTGCTGCCCTCGGCAGGCCGAGGGGCAGCACCAAACGGCCGATCAGTCACCTGCCGGACTGGAAGGGCCTTCGACTGCTCCGATTCTCGAGCACGCCTTCGCCCCCCATGGGCGTCGCAGTCATATCCGCCTTTGTGACTATGTGGGTTGGCCACATAGTCCCGGAGACCGGCGCTTCCTACCTTGTGGCGACATCGTCTCCCCGGCCTGGAAGTGGTGACCATGACCGCCCCTGCATCCGCACCCGCTCCGACAGCGAGCCGCTCACTGCCGAGAGTGGTGGCTGCCAGTCTGATCGGGACCACGATTGAGTGGTACGACTACTTCTTGTACGGAACATCCGCCGCCCTGGTGTTCGGGAAGTTGTTCTTCCCGAACAGTGATCCGCTGACGGGGACGCTGCTGTCGTTCCTCACCTACGCGATCGGGTTCGCGGCGCGGCCGCTCGGGGCCCTGGTGTTCGGGCACTTCGGGGATCGGGTCGGGCGGAAGAAGCTCCTGGTGGTGAGCCTGCTGTTGATGGGCGGGTCGACCACGCTGATCGGGGTTCTGCCGACGTACGACGCGATCGGGGTGGCGGCGCCCGTGCTGCTGACGGCGTTGCGGCTGGTGCAGGGGTTCGCGCTCGGCGGGGAGTGGGGCGGGGCCGTGCTGCTGGTGTCGGAGCACGGGGATCAGCGACGGCGGGGGTTCTGGGCGTCGTGGCCGCAGGGTGGGGCACCGGCGGGGAATCTGCTGGCGGCGGGCGTGCTGTCGTTGATGACGACGGTGCAGCCGGACGACGCGTTCCTGGCGTGGGGCTGGCGGGTGCCGTTCCTGATGTCGGCGGTGCTGGTGGCGGTCGGCATGTGGATCCGGCTCGCGGTGGACGAATCCCCGTTGTTCCAGCAGGCGTTGGCAGCCCAGAAGGAGAGGGAGATCGCCGAACAGCCGCCGCTGGTCAGTGTGTTGCGGCATCACTGGCGGGAGGTGCTGGTGGCCATGGGTGCCCGCATGGCGGAGAACATCTCGTACTACGTGATGACCACGTTTGTGCTGGCCTACGCCGTCACGCATGCGCACTTCTCCAAGCAGACCGCGCTGAACGCGGTGTTGATCGCCTCCGCGATCCAGTTCGCGCTGATTCCGATGTTCGGAGCGCTGTCGGACCGGGTCGGACGCAAGCCGGTGTACCTGGTGGGCGCGGCGGGGGTGGGGGTCTGGGCGTTCGTCTTCTTCGGGCTGGTGGACACGAAGTCGTTCGGGTCGCTGCTGCTCGCGGTGACGGTCGGGTTGGTGTTCCACAGTGCGATGTACGCGCCTCAAGCGGCTTTCTTCTCCGAGTTGTTCGCCACGCGGATGCGGTACTCGGGTGCCTCGATCGGGGCGCAGTTCTCGTCAGTGGTGGCAGGGGCGCCGGCTCCGCTGATCGCGACGGCGCTGCTCAAGGACTACGGCAGTGCGACGCCGATCTCGGTGTACGTCGCCGTCGCGGCGGCGCTGACGGTGCTCGCGGTGCTGTGCGGGCGGGAGACCAGGGGGCAGGATCTGGCCGACGTGAAGGGGGAGGTGGAGACGGAGGCCGTCGACGCGGCCGGAGAACCGGCCACCGCCTGACGGCCCAGCCGCTACCATCGCGCTTCCTCGGACCCGACGCCGATTGGCGGCACGCACCATGAACGACCCGCACGCCAGCGCCGCGCCCGCCCTGCGGCGGCTGCTCGACCTGCTCGCCGCCGGCGCCGCCACCGAGGCCTTCGCCGACGTGCTGGCCGACGCCCGCCGCGAGGGGGCGCCGGCCGACGTGCTCACCGAGATCGACGACGCCACCTGGCAGGCCCTGCGCGTGCACCGCACCCTTCGTCAACACCGGCGCCGCGAAGCCGAGTTGACGGCACTGTTCGACACCGCCGGGGACCTCGCCGCCTCCCGGGACCTCGACACCGTGCTCCAGGCGATCGTCCGCCGGGCCCGGATGCTGCTCGGCACCGACACCGCCTACCTGACGCTCCCGGACGAGGCTGCGGGCGACACCTACATGCGGGTCACCGACGGCTCGGTCTCCGTCCTCTTCCAGACCCTTCGGCTCGGCCTCGGCGACGGCCTCGGCGGGCTCGTCGCGCAGACCGCCCGCCCGTACGCGACGCCCGACTACCGCACCGACGACCGCTTCCACCACACCGACACCATCGACGCGGGCGTGCTCGACGAGGGCCTGGTGGCGATCATCGGCGTGCCGCTGCTGCTCGGCGGGCGGGTCATCGGCGTGCTGTTCGCCGCCGACCGCTCGCCGCGCGCCTTCTCCCCCGACGAGGTCGCGCTGCTCTGCACGCTGGCCGCGCACGCCGCGATCGCCCTCGACACCGCCAAGTCGCTGGCCGACACCCGGGCCGCGCTCGCCGAGCTCAACACCGCCAACGAGCTGGTCCGCGCCCACTCCGCCGCCGTCCAGCGCGCCGAGCAGGCCCACGACCGGCTCACCGACCTGGTGCTGCGCGGCGCCGAGGTGCCGGACGTCGCCGCCGCCGTCGCGACCCTGCTGGGCGGCGAGACGGCCGTACTCGACGTCGAGGGTGAGCCACTGGCCGGAGGGCCCGCGCCCGCCGCCGCGCTCGCCGAGGCGGTCGCCGCGTCGCGGGCCGAGGGGCGGTCCGTACGGCACGGCGAGCTGTGGGTGTGCGCCGTCCTGGCCGGACAGGACGCGCTCGGCACGCTGGTGCTGCGCGGACGGCCCGACCTCGACGACGCCGACCGGCGGCTGTTCGAGCGGGCCGGCGTGGTCACCGCGCTCCTCCTGCTGCTGCGCCGCTCGGTGGCCGAGACGGAGAACCGGGTCCGCGGCGAGCTGCTCACCGACCTGCTCACCGCCCCCGACCGCGACCCGGCCGGGCTGACCGCGCGCGGCCGACGGCTCGGCGTCGACCTGGCGCGCCCGCACGTCGTCCTGGTCGCCGGGCCGGCCGAACCAGCCGCACCGGCCGGCGCCCCAGGCACCCCCGCCATGGCACCGGCCGACCGCGGCCGGCTCGCGGGCGCGGCCGGGCGGTACCTGTTCGGCTCCCGGGGCATCAGCGCCGAGCACGGCGACGCGGTGGTGCTCCTGGTGCCGGAGGCCGGCGATCCCGACGGCGCCGCCCGGCAGGCCGCCGAACGCCTGGCCCGCCTGGCCGGGTTCCCGGTCACCGTCGGCGCGGGCAGACCCGCCGCCGGGCCGCCGGCGCTGGCCGCCTCGTACGCCGAGGGCCTGCGCTGCCTGCGGGCGCTGCGAGTGCTCGGCCGTGCCGGGGAGGGCGCCTCGGCCCGGGCGCTCGGCTTCCTCGGGGTGCTGCTCGGGGACGGTCACGACGTGGACGGCTTCGTCGGCGCGACGCTCGGCCCGCTGCTCGACTACGACGCCCGGCGCGGCACCGAGCTGGTCCGCACCCTGCGCGCGTACTTCGACTGCGGCGGCAGCCTGACCCGGGCCAAGGACGAGCTGCACGTCCACGTGAACACCGTCGTGCAGCGGCTGGACCGGGTAGAGGTACTGCTCGGGCGGGACTGGAACCATCCGGAGCGCTCGCTCGAACTCCGGCTGGCACTGCGGCTGCAGCTGCTCTCGGGCGGCTGAACCGCCGCAGGAGGCGTGGGCGTACAGTGGCGAGGTTGGTCTCGAACGCCCGGCAAGGAGCGGTATCGGTGCGCGAGCGGAGCGAGCGGACGATGAAGAGCGGCGCGTCTCGCGAAGCGGCCGCCGAGCGGAGCAAGGTGGGCGCATGAGCGAGAACGTGCGGTTCGTCCGGATGGGCATAGGTGAGCGCACCGTGCCCTACCAGGAGGCCTGGGAGGAGCAGCAGCGGCTGCACGCGCTGCGGGTCGCGGACGAGATCCCCGACACCGTGCTGCTGCTGGAGCACCAGTCCGTCTACACGATGGGCAAGCGCACCAACCCCGCAGACCTGCCGCTGGACGGCACGCCCGTGGTCGAGGTCAACCGGGGCGGGGAGATCACCTGGCACGGCCCCGGCCAGCTGGTCGGCTACCCGATCATCAAGCTGCCGGACCCGATCGACGTCATCGCGTACGTCCGCCGGCTGGAGGAGGCGCTGATCCGGGCCAGCTCCGCGTTCGGTGTGGAGACCACCCGCGTCGAGGGCCGCAGCGGGGTCTGGGTGCTGGGCGACACCATCCCGGACGCGGTGGTGGATCCGGCCCAGGTGGTGGACATCGGCAAGCTCACCCTGCGGTTGGGCCTGCCGCTGGGCATCGACCCTCGGCTGGCCGGCCCCGAGTACGCGCCGTCCAACGCCGGGCAGCGCGGCGACGACCGGAAGCTCGCGGCGATCGGTGTGCGGGTCGCCCGCGGGGTCACCATGCACGGCTTCTCGCTGAACTGCGCCCAGGACATGACCTTCTTCGACAAGATCGTGCCGTGCGGCATCCGGGACGCGGGCGTCACCTCGCTCTCCAACGAGCTGACCCGCGACCTCCCCGTCGGCGAGGCGCTGCCGGTGGTCGAGCGGCACCTGGCGGAGGTGCTCGCCGAGCTGCCCGAGCCGGCGCTCAACCGCTGAGCCCCAGTCCTGGGAGCACCCCGGGGAATCTACCGGCCGGTAGCTCTGTTGCCCTGCGATTGCAGGGCGGTAGGCCCGGCGAAGGCCGTACAACCACAGGCGTACCCTGGGGGTACCCCGTCTAGTTCTAGGAGCCTCACGTGTCCGCTGTCGCGCCCGACGGCAGGAAGCTGCTCCGCCTGGAGGTCCGCAACAGCGAGACCCCCATCGAGCGGAAGCCCGAGTGGATCAAGACCCGCGCGAAGATGGGCCCGGAGTACAACGCCCTCCAGTCGCTGGTGAAGAAGGAGGGGCTGCACACGGTCTGCCAGGAGGCCGGCTGCCCCAACATCTTCGAGTGCTGGGAGGACCGCGAGGCGACCTTCCTCATCGGCGGTGACCAGTGCACCCGCCGCTGCGACTTCTGCCAGATCGACACGGGCAAGCCCGCCGAGTTCGACCGCGACGAGCCGCGCCGGGTCGCCGAGTCCATCGTCACCATGGACCTCAACTACGCCACCATCACCGGCGTCGCCCGCGACGACCTGCCGGACGGCGGCGCCTGGCTGTACGCGGAGACGGTGCGCCAGGTGCACGAGATGACGGCCGGCCGCGAGAGCGGCCGCACCGGCGTCGAGCTGCTGATCCCCGACTTCAACGCGGTGCCGGAGCAGCTGGCCGAGGTCTTCTCCTCGCGCCCCGAGGTGCTCGCGCACAACGTCGAGACGGTGCCGCGGATCTTCAAGCGGATCCGTCCGGCGTTCCGCTACGAGCGCTCGCTGGACGTCATCACCCAGGCCCGCGCGGCCGGGCTGGTGACCAAGTCCAACCTGATCCTCGGCATGGGCGAGACCCGCGAGGAGGTCAGCCAGGCGCTGGCCGACCTGGTGGGTGCCGGGTGCGAGCTGATCACCATCACCCAGTACCTGCGGCCGTCGCTGCGCCACCACCCGGTCGAGCGCTGGGT
The nucleotide sequence above comes from Streptomyces kaniharaensis. Encoded proteins:
- a CDS encoding MFS transporter, whose translation is MTAPASAPAPTASRSLPRVVAASLIGTTIEWYDYFLYGTSAALVFGKLFFPNSDPLTGTLLSFLTYAIGFAARPLGALVFGHFGDRVGRKKLLVVSLLLMGGSTTLIGVLPTYDAIGVAAPVLLTALRLVQGFALGGEWGGAVLLVSEHGDQRRRGFWASWPQGGAPAGNLLAAGVLSLMTTVQPDDAFLAWGWRVPFLMSAVLVAVGMWIRLAVDESPLFQQALAAQKEREIAEQPPLVSVLRHHWREVLVAMGARMAENISYYVMTTFVLAYAVTHAHFSKQTALNAVLIASAIQFALIPMFGALSDRVGRKPVYLVGAAGVGVWAFVFFGLVDTKSFGSLLLAVTVGLVFHSAMYAPQAAFFSELFATRMRYSGASIGAQFSSVVAGAPAPLIATALLKDYGSATPISVYVAVAAALTVLAVLCGRETRGQDLADVKGEVETEAVDAAGEPATA
- the lipA gene encoding lipoyl synthase — encoded protein: MSAVAPDGRKLLRLEVRNSETPIERKPEWIKTRAKMGPEYNALQSLVKKEGLHTVCQEAGCPNIFECWEDREATFLIGGDQCTRRCDFCQIDTGKPAEFDRDEPRRVAESIVTMDLNYATITGVARDDLPDGGAWLYAETVRQVHEMTAGRESGRTGVELLIPDFNAVPEQLAEVFSSRPEVLAHNVETVPRIFKRIRPAFRYERSLDVITQARAAGLVTKSNLILGMGETREEVSQALADLVGAGCELITITQYLRPSLRHHPVERWVKPHEFVELQQEAEELGFAGVMSGPLVRSSYRAGRLYRQALERRAQAAV
- the lipB gene encoding lipoyl(octanoyl) transferase LipB, with translation MSENVRFVRMGIGERTVPYQEAWEEQQRLHALRVADEIPDTVLLLEHQSVYTMGKRTNPADLPLDGTPVVEVNRGGEITWHGPGQLVGYPIIKLPDPIDVIAYVRRLEEALIRASSAFGVETTRVEGRSGVWVLGDTIPDAVVDPAQVVDIGKLTLRLGLPLGIDPRLAGPEYAPSNAGQRGDDRKLAAIGVRVARGVTMHGFSLNCAQDMTFFDKIVPCGIRDAGVTSLSNELTRDLPVGEALPVVERHLAEVLAELPEPALNR
- a CDS encoding helix-turn-helix domain-containing protein; protein product: MNDPHASAAPALRRLLDLLAAGAATEAFADVLADARREGAPADVLTEIDDATWQALRVHRTLRQHRRREAELTALFDTAGDLAASRDLDTVLQAIVRRARMLLGTDTAYLTLPDEAAGDTYMRVTDGSVSVLFQTLRLGLGDGLGGLVAQTARPYATPDYRTDDRFHHTDTIDAGVLDEGLVAIIGVPLLLGGRVIGVLFAADRSPRAFSPDEVALLCTLAAHAAIALDTAKSLADTRAALAELNTANELVRAHSAAVQRAEQAHDRLTDLVLRGAEVPDVAAAVATLLGGETAVLDVEGEPLAGGPAPAAALAEAVAASRAEGRSVRHGELWVCAVLAGQDALGTLVLRGRPDLDDADRRLFERAGVVTALLLLLRRSVAETENRVRGELLTDLLTAPDRDPAGLTARGRRLGVDLARPHVVLVAGPAEPAAPAGAPGTPAMAPADRGRLAGAAGRYLFGSRGISAEHGDAVVLLVPEAGDPDGAARQAAERLARLAGFPVTVGAGRPAAGPPALAASYAEGLRCLRALRVLGRAGEGASARALGFLGVLLGDGHDVDGFVGATLGPLLDYDARRGTELVRTLRAYFDCGGSLTRAKDELHVHVNTVVQRLDRVEVLLGRDWNHPERSLELRLALRLQLLSGG